The Janthinobacterium lividum genome has a window encoding:
- a CDS encoding DUF485 domain-containing protein, protein MHDDLVQKIKGDPNYHQLVKVRSRFGWALTGLMMLVYYGYILLIAFNKEFLATKTGAGVMTWGMPIGLFVIVFTVVITGIYVRRANKQFDDLTSAIQARVQA, encoded by the coding sequence ATGCATGACGATCTGGTTCAAAAAATCAAGGGCGACCCCAACTATCATCAGTTGGTCAAGGTGCGCTCGCGCTTCGGCTGGGCACTGACGGGCCTGATGATGCTGGTGTACTACGGCTACATCCTGCTCATCGCCTTCAACAAGGAATTTCTTGCCACTAAAACGGGCGCCGGTGTCATGACGTGGGGTATGCCGATCGGCCTGTTCGTCATCGTCTTTACCGTGGTGATCACCGGCATTTATGTGCGCCGCGCCAACAAGCAATTCGACGACCTGACCAGCGCCATCCAGGCACGGGTGCAAGCATGA